In one window of Astyanax mexicanus isolate ESR-SI-001 chromosome 18, AstMex3_surface, whole genome shotgun sequence DNA:
- the kcnh2a gene encoding potassium voltage-gated channel subfamily H member 2a isoform X1 yields the protein MCGYTRAEVMQKPCTCSFLYGPHTGRSAVAQMAKALLGSEERKVEISLYRKDGVCFPCLVDVVPVKNEDGMVIMFILNFELPDQQDKVVNTSPLKQRNIKLPIPWLSKACNKHNFRFPRPLLNLSSSKQSLHDDAEVGHMREMPHMGHESVALDKLLSLPERAALEGPPLLLWENEPPLESHCNLQPSAPVQPLSQGFTLSSPRLHCPKPDASPSNCSMSHSRSCESLCSMRRSPSNDFIWDKKLPIRPNSTGTMRRKASMPNCTSDSDLMRFRSLNVGGATAHNLIDFKPDPLITLPQSEIDIIAPCKLIDRTHNVTEKVTQVLSLGDDVLPEYKLQAPRIHKWTILHYSPFKAVWDWVILLLVIYTAIFTPYSASFLLSDEEEVAMQRCGYSCSPLNVVDLIVDIMFVVDIVINFRTTYVNANDEVVSQPGHIAVHYFKGWFLIDLVAAIPFDLLIYRSGEETTTLIGLLKTARLLRLVRVARKLDRYSEYGAAVLFLLMCTFALIAHWLACIWYAIGNVERSGPSRIGWLNSLGEQLGKPYNETIPGSGPSTKDKYVTALYFTFSSLTSVGFGNVSPNTNSEKIFSICVMLIGALMYASIFGNVSAIIQRLYSGTARYHTQMLRVREFIRFHQIPNPLRQRLEEYFQHAWSYTNGIDMNAVSVLKGFPECLQADICLHLNRALLQNCKAFKGSTKGCLRALAMKFKTTHAPPGDTLVHAGDVISALYFISRGSIEILRGDVVVAILGKNDIFGEPINLYARPGKSSADVRALTYCDLHKIQREDVQEVLDMYPEFSDYFWSNLEITFNLRDVSIISGSVDNEESEKPCLNRHLQRSRLSFSQRNEKDSTVNAETKPSRSTPQSLSQKSRPNKDKEQRVHEHADSSSSHPSSDDEEDSKETSTLVGFFQSHSPSLHISSKREQTSCSTLSGAFAGVSNIFSFWGESHAHQYREVPSHSMSCSPPSPPPSTFLRNITPRQCSEVENRLELLQRQLNRLESRMSTDIGAIMQFLQRQMALVPPSYSTVTSPPESSPNPLRAGQKLVQPVNPLEMETPPTLSPILDLQNIGDIPAKSSEGTKENPLDLAPEGLEFDPHLQRACSDAEPLGMTKKSPERGTRVMRAHPDTQTSGMTDFLGNSTLGVSFRESTQEQHGRLRLDLMPPACRRRLSLQGQHSTEKCSSVQQRHGSDPGC from the exons ATGTGCGGCTACACACGCGCAGAGGTCATGCAGAAACCGTGCACCTGTAGCTTCCTGTACGGGCCTCACACAGGAAGATCTGCTGTGGCTCAGATGGCTAAAGCCCTGCTGGGATCTGAGGAGAGGAAAGTGGAGATCTCTCTGTATAGGAAAGATG gtgtgtgtttcCCATGTTTGGTGGATGTGGTTCCAGTGAAAAACGAGGACGGAATGGTCATCATGTTCATCCTCAACTTTGAGCTCCCAGACCAGCAGGACAAAGTAGTAAACACTTCACCACTGAAACAGCGCAACATCAAGCTGCCCATTCCCTGGCTCTCTAAAG cttGCAACAAGCACAATTTCAGGTTTCCCCGGCCTCTGCTGAATCTGAGCAGCAGTAAGCAGTCTCTGCATGACGATGCTGAGGTGGGTCACATGCGGGAAATGCCTCACATGGGTCATGAGTCAGTGGCCCTGGACAAGCTGCTGTCCCTTCCTGAACGTGCTGCACTCGAAGGGCCCCCACTGCTCCTGTGGGAGAATGAGCCGCCGCTGGAGTCTCACTGTAATCTGCAGCCCTCAGCTCCAGTCCAGCCACTGTCCCAGGGCTTCACTCTGTCCTCCCCCCGACTGCACTGCCCCAAGCCGGACGCATCGCCCTCCAACTGCAGCATGTCCCACAGCCGCTCCTGCGAAAGCCTGTGCAGCATGCGCCGCTCGCCCTCCAACGACTTCATCTGGGACAAGAAGCTGCCCATCAGGCCCAACAGCACAG GTACCATGCGTCGTAAAGCCAGCATGCCCAACTGTACATCAGACTCTGACCTGATGCGGTTCCGCTCACTAAATGTGGGAGGAGCAACAGCACACAACCTGATAGACTTCAAGCCGGACCCGCTAATCACTCTCCCTCAGAGTGAAATTGATATTATTGCCCCCTGCAAGCTGATAGACCGCACCCACAACGTGACGGAGAAAGTCACTCAG GTACTGTCTCTGGGAGATGACGTCCTTCCTGAGTACAAACTCCAGGCTCCGCGCATCCACAAGTGGACCATTCTGCACTACAGCCCCTTCAAGGCTGTGTGGGACTGGGTCATTCTGCTGCTGGTAATCTACACGGCCATTTTCACTCCCTACTCAGCGTCCTTCCTGCTCAGTGACGAGGAGGAGGTCGCTATGCAGCGCTGTGGTTACTCCTGCAGCCCACTCAATGTGGTGGACCTCATTGTGGACATCATGTTTGTTGTTGATATTGTTATTAACTTTCGCACAACGTATGTCAATGCCAATGACGAGGTGGTCAGTCAGCCCGGCCACATTGCTGTCCACTACTTCAAGGGCTGGTTCCTCATCGACTTGGTGGCTGCGATTCCATTTGACCTGCTTATCTACCGCTCTGGAGAGGAG ACAACCACTCTGATTGGCCTGCTGAAGACTGCTCGCCTATTGCGATTGGTGCGTGTGGCCCGCAAGCTGGACCGGTACTCAGAGTACGGGGCAGCAGTGCTCTTCCTGCTGATGTGCACCTTTGCACTGATTGCTCACTGGCTGGCCTGCATCTGGTATGCCATCGGGAACGTGGAGAGAAGTGGTCCATCTCGAATTGGCTGGCTGAATTCTCTTGGTGAACAACTCGGCAAACCCTATAATGAGACTATCCCAGGCTCAGGCCCGTCCACTAAAGACAAATACGTCACTGCTCTTTACTTCACCTTCAGCAGCCTGACCAGCGTGGGCTTCGGAAACGTCTCCCCAAACACCAACTCAGAGAAGATCTTCTCTATCTGCGTTATGCTTATTGGAG CACTAATGTATGCCAGTATCTTTGGAAATGTATCGGCTATTATTCAGAGACTTTACTCTGGAACGGCTCGCTACCACACCCAGATGCTGCGAGTGAGAGAGTTCATTCGCTTCCATCAGATCCCCAATCCACTCAGACAGAGGCTGGAGGAGTATTTCCAACATGCGTGGTCCTACACCAATGGCATTGATATGAACGCTGTGAGT GTTCTTAAGGGCTTCCCTGAGTGTTTGCAGGCAGACATCTGCCTGCACCTAAACCGAGCTCTGCTTCAGAACTGCAAAGCCTTCAAAGGCTCCACCAAAGGCTGCTTACGTGCCCTGGCCATGAAGTTCAAGACCACCCACGCCCCACCGGGAGACACTCTGGTTCATGCAGGCGATGTCATTTCAGCCCTCTACTTCATCTCCAGGGGCTCCATCGAAATCCTCAGAGGAGACGTGGTAGTGGCCATCCTGG GAAAAAATGACATATTTGGGGAGCCCATTAATTTGTATGCCCGTCCTGGGAAGTCCAGCGCTGACGTGAGAGCACTAACCTACTGTGACCTGCACAAGATCCAAAGAGAGGATGTACAGGAGGTTCTGGACATGTACCCAGAGTTCTCAGACTACTTCTGGAGCAATCTGGAGATCACCTTCAACCTCAGAGAT GTCAGCATCATTTCTGGGTCAGTGGACAACGAGGAGTCCGAGAAGCCCTGCCTTAACCGGCACCTGCAGAGGTCAAGACTGTCCTTCAGTCAGAGAAATGAGAAAG ACAGCACAGTAAATGCAGAAACTAAACCCAGCAGAAGCACTCCGCAGTCTCTGAGCCAGAAAAGCCGACCAAACAAAGACAAAGAACAGAGAGTTCATGAACATGCAGACTCTTCATCCTCTCACCCCAGCAGTGATGATGAAGAGGACTCGAAAGAAACCTCCACTCTCGTGGGCTTCTTCCAGAGTCATTCTCCCAGCTTACACATCAGCAGTAAAAGAGAGCAGACCAGCTGTAGCACTCTCTCAG GAGCATTTGCAGGGGTTTCCAACATCTTCAGTTTCTGGGGAGAGAGCCATGCGCATCAGTACCGGGAGGTGCCCAGTCACAGCATGTCCTGCTCTCCCCCTTCACCCCCGCCAAGTACTTTCTTACGTAATATCACCCCCCGCCAGTGCAGCGAGGTGGAAAACAGACTGGAACTGCTGCAGAGACAACTTAACAG ACTTGAGTCACGCATGTCCACAGATATTGGAGCCATCATGCAGTTTCTTCAGAGACAGATGGCTCTGGTTCCACCATCCTACAGCACTGTGACATCTCCTCCTGAATCATCCCCGAACCCACTTAGAGCTGGACAGAAGCTTGTGCAACCAGTCAATCCCTTAGAAATGGAAACGCCACCCACTCTCTCTCCG ATACTTGATCTTCAGAATATTGGTGATATCCCTGCTAAATCCAGCGAGGGTACTAAGGAGAATCCTCTGGATTTGGCTCCTGAAGGCCTGGAGTTTGACCCACATCTCCAAAGGGCTTGTTCAGATGCAGAGCCTCTGGGAATGACCAAAAAAAGTCCTGAAAGGGGCACACGTGTTATGAGGGCTCACCCCGACACACAGACTTCGGGAATGACTGATTTTCTAGGGAATTCTACCCTGGGGGTGAGCTTCCGCGAATCTACTCAAGAGCAACATGGTCGACTGAGGCTAGACTTGATGCCACCTGCGTGCAGAAGACGTCTTTCTTTGCAAGGGCAACACTCAACTGAGAAATGCTCCTCAGTTCAGCAAAGACATGGTTCTGATCCTGGATGTTAA
- the kcnh2a gene encoding potassium voltage-gated channel subfamily H member 2a isoform X2, whose product MCGYTRAEVMQKPCTCSFLYGPHTGRSAVAQMAKALLGSEERKVEISLYRKDGVCFPCLVDVVPVKNEDGMVIMFILNFELPDQQDKVVNTSPLKQRNIKLPIPWLSKACNKHNFRFPRPLLNLSSSKQSLHDDAEVGHMREMPHMGHESVALDKLLSLPERAALEGPPLLLWENEPPLESHCNLQPSAPVQPLSQGFTLSSPRLHCPKPDASPSNCSMSHSRSCESLCSMRRSPSNDFIWDKKLPIRPNSTGTMRRKASMPNCTSDSDLMRFRSLNVGGATAHNLIDFKPDPLITLPQSEIDIIAPCKLIDRTHNVTEKVTQVLSLGDDVLPEYKLQAPRIHKWTILHYSPFKAVWDWVILLLVIYTAIFTPYSASFLLSDEEEVAMQRCGYSCSPLNVVDLIVDIMFVVDIVINFRTTYVNANDEVVSQPGHIAVHYFKGWFLIDLVAAIPFDLLIYRSGEETTTLIGLLKTARLLRLVRVARKLDRYSEYGAAVLFLLMCTFALIAHWLACIWYAIGNVERSGPSRIGWLNSLGEQLGKPYNETIPGSGPSTKDKYVTALYFTFSSLTSVGFGNVSPNTNSEKIFSICVMLIGALMYASIFGNVSAIIQRLYSGTARYHTQMLRVREFIRFHQIPNPLRQRLEEYFQHAWSYTNGIDMNAVLKGFPECLQADICLHLNRALLQNCKAFKGSTKGCLRALAMKFKTTHAPPGDTLVHAGDVISALYFISRGSIEILRGDVVVAILGKNDIFGEPINLYARPGKSSADVRALTYCDLHKIQREDVQEVLDMYPEFSDYFWSNLEITFNLRDVSIISGSVDNEESEKPCLNRHLQRSRLSFSQRNEKDSTVNAETKPSRSTPQSLSQKSRPNKDKEQRVHEHADSSSSHPSSDDEEDSKETSTLVGFFQSHSPSLHISSKREQTSCSTLSGAFAGVSNIFSFWGESHAHQYREVPSHSMSCSPPSPPPSTFLRNITPRQCSEVENRLELLQRQLNRLESRMSTDIGAIMQFLQRQMALVPPSYSTVTSPPESSPNPLRAGQKLVQPVNPLEMETPPTLSPILDLQNIGDIPAKSSEGTKENPLDLAPEGLEFDPHLQRACSDAEPLGMTKKSPERGTRVMRAHPDTQTSGMTDFLGNSTLGVSFRESTQEQHGRLRLDLMPPACRRRLSLQGQHSTEKCSSVQQRHGSDPGC is encoded by the exons ATGTGCGGCTACACACGCGCAGAGGTCATGCAGAAACCGTGCACCTGTAGCTTCCTGTACGGGCCTCACACAGGAAGATCTGCTGTGGCTCAGATGGCTAAAGCCCTGCTGGGATCTGAGGAGAGGAAAGTGGAGATCTCTCTGTATAGGAAAGATG gtgtgtgtttcCCATGTTTGGTGGATGTGGTTCCAGTGAAAAACGAGGACGGAATGGTCATCATGTTCATCCTCAACTTTGAGCTCCCAGACCAGCAGGACAAAGTAGTAAACACTTCACCACTGAAACAGCGCAACATCAAGCTGCCCATTCCCTGGCTCTCTAAAG cttGCAACAAGCACAATTTCAGGTTTCCCCGGCCTCTGCTGAATCTGAGCAGCAGTAAGCAGTCTCTGCATGACGATGCTGAGGTGGGTCACATGCGGGAAATGCCTCACATGGGTCATGAGTCAGTGGCCCTGGACAAGCTGCTGTCCCTTCCTGAACGTGCTGCACTCGAAGGGCCCCCACTGCTCCTGTGGGAGAATGAGCCGCCGCTGGAGTCTCACTGTAATCTGCAGCCCTCAGCTCCAGTCCAGCCACTGTCCCAGGGCTTCACTCTGTCCTCCCCCCGACTGCACTGCCCCAAGCCGGACGCATCGCCCTCCAACTGCAGCATGTCCCACAGCCGCTCCTGCGAAAGCCTGTGCAGCATGCGCCGCTCGCCCTCCAACGACTTCATCTGGGACAAGAAGCTGCCCATCAGGCCCAACAGCACAG GTACCATGCGTCGTAAAGCCAGCATGCCCAACTGTACATCAGACTCTGACCTGATGCGGTTCCGCTCACTAAATGTGGGAGGAGCAACAGCACACAACCTGATAGACTTCAAGCCGGACCCGCTAATCACTCTCCCTCAGAGTGAAATTGATATTATTGCCCCCTGCAAGCTGATAGACCGCACCCACAACGTGACGGAGAAAGTCACTCAG GTACTGTCTCTGGGAGATGACGTCCTTCCTGAGTACAAACTCCAGGCTCCGCGCATCCACAAGTGGACCATTCTGCACTACAGCCCCTTCAAGGCTGTGTGGGACTGGGTCATTCTGCTGCTGGTAATCTACACGGCCATTTTCACTCCCTACTCAGCGTCCTTCCTGCTCAGTGACGAGGAGGAGGTCGCTATGCAGCGCTGTGGTTACTCCTGCAGCCCACTCAATGTGGTGGACCTCATTGTGGACATCATGTTTGTTGTTGATATTGTTATTAACTTTCGCACAACGTATGTCAATGCCAATGACGAGGTGGTCAGTCAGCCCGGCCACATTGCTGTCCACTACTTCAAGGGCTGGTTCCTCATCGACTTGGTGGCTGCGATTCCATTTGACCTGCTTATCTACCGCTCTGGAGAGGAG ACAACCACTCTGATTGGCCTGCTGAAGACTGCTCGCCTATTGCGATTGGTGCGTGTGGCCCGCAAGCTGGACCGGTACTCAGAGTACGGGGCAGCAGTGCTCTTCCTGCTGATGTGCACCTTTGCACTGATTGCTCACTGGCTGGCCTGCATCTGGTATGCCATCGGGAACGTGGAGAGAAGTGGTCCATCTCGAATTGGCTGGCTGAATTCTCTTGGTGAACAACTCGGCAAACCCTATAATGAGACTATCCCAGGCTCAGGCCCGTCCACTAAAGACAAATACGTCACTGCTCTTTACTTCACCTTCAGCAGCCTGACCAGCGTGGGCTTCGGAAACGTCTCCCCAAACACCAACTCAGAGAAGATCTTCTCTATCTGCGTTATGCTTATTGGAG CACTAATGTATGCCAGTATCTTTGGAAATGTATCGGCTATTATTCAGAGACTTTACTCTGGAACGGCTCGCTACCACACCCAGATGCTGCGAGTGAGAGAGTTCATTCGCTTCCATCAGATCCCCAATCCACTCAGACAGAGGCTGGAGGAGTATTTCCAACATGCGTGGTCCTACACCAATGGCATTGATATGAACGCT GTTCTTAAGGGCTTCCCTGAGTGTTTGCAGGCAGACATCTGCCTGCACCTAAACCGAGCTCTGCTTCAGAACTGCAAAGCCTTCAAAGGCTCCACCAAAGGCTGCTTACGTGCCCTGGCCATGAAGTTCAAGACCACCCACGCCCCACCGGGAGACACTCTGGTTCATGCAGGCGATGTCATTTCAGCCCTCTACTTCATCTCCAGGGGCTCCATCGAAATCCTCAGAGGAGACGTGGTAGTGGCCATCCTGG GAAAAAATGACATATTTGGGGAGCCCATTAATTTGTATGCCCGTCCTGGGAAGTCCAGCGCTGACGTGAGAGCACTAACCTACTGTGACCTGCACAAGATCCAAAGAGAGGATGTACAGGAGGTTCTGGACATGTACCCAGAGTTCTCAGACTACTTCTGGAGCAATCTGGAGATCACCTTCAACCTCAGAGAT GTCAGCATCATTTCTGGGTCAGTGGACAACGAGGAGTCCGAGAAGCCCTGCCTTAACCGGCACCTGCAGAGGTCAAGACTGTCCTTCAGTCAGAGAAATGAGAAAG ACAGCACAGTAAATGCAGAAACTAAACCCAGCAGAAGCACTCCGCAGTCTCTGAGCCAGAAAAGCCGACCAAACAAAGACAAAGAACAGAGAGTTCATGAACATGCAGACTCTTCATCCTCTCACCCCAGCAGTGATGATGAAGAGGACTCGAAAGAAACCTCCACTCTCGTGGGCTTCTTCCAGAGTCATTCTCCCAGCTTACACATCAGCAGTAAAAGAGAGCAGACCAGCTGTAGCACTCTCTCAG GAGCATTTGCAGGGGTTTCCAACATCTTCAGTTTCTGGGGAGAGAGCCATGCGCATCAGTACCGGGAGGTGCCCAGTCACAGCATGTCCTGCTCTCCCCCTTCACCCCCGCCAAGTACTTTCTTACGTAATATCACCCCCCGCCAGTGCAGCGAGGTGGAAAACAGACTGGAACTGCTGCAGAGACAACTTAACAG ACTTGAGTCACGCATGTCCACAGATATTGGAGCCATCATGCAGTTTCTTCAGAGACAGATGGCTCTGGTTCCACCATCCTACAGCACTGTGACATCTCCTCCTGAATCATCCCCGAACCCACTTAGAGCTGGACAGAAGCTTGTGCAACCAGTCAATCCCTTAGAAATGGAAACGCCACCCACTCTCTCTCCG ATACTTGATCTTCAGAATATTGGTGATATCCCTGCTAAATCCAGCGAGGGTACTAAGGAGAATCCTCTGGATTTGGCTCCTGAAGGCCTGGAGTTTGACCCACATCTCCAAAGGGCTTGTTCAGATGCAGAGCCTCTGGGAATGACCAAAAAAAGTCCTGAAAGGGGCACACGTGTTATGAGGGCTCACCCCGACACACAGACTTCGGGAATGACTGATTTTCTAGGGAATTCTACCCTGGGGGTGAGCTTCCGCGAATCTACTCAAGAGCAACATGGTCGACTGAGGCTAGACTTGATGCCACCTGCGTGCAGAAGACGTCTTTCTTTGCAAGGGCAACACTCAACTGAGAAATGCTCCTCAGTTCAGCAAAGACATGGTTCTGATCCTGGATGTTAA